Part of the Bacillus andreraoultii genome is shown below.
CGTCGTATTCCGTGTACTCAGCATAATGTTTTACAATCATCCTGGTCCGTTCGGATAACAGCCAATTTCAATGCTACTTTATACACCAAATGCCAATAAATGTTGATATACCAACAAAAACAAAAAAGCGAAATCTTTGCGATTTCACTTAAAAATTGTATTGCTAAATGTACTGTTAGCACCTCAAAACGGAACGATTTATTCGTTTAGGATCTTTTTATCAATCAAGTAATCAATAATTAGTTGAACGGATTCGTCAATTGTTACCTCACTTGAATCAATCATAATTTCGGGGTGAAGGGGGGCCTCATAAGGGGATGTGATTCCGGTAAAATCGGTTATTTCTCCATTCCTTGCTTTTCTATATAACCCTTTTGGGTCACGATCTTCACATATCGAAAGTGGGCAGTGAACATAAACTTCTATAAATTCATCTTTATTAAATAAATTTCGAACTTGCAAACGGTCTCCTCGAAATGGGGAAATAAATGCGGTTGATACAATCGTTCCGCTATCAACAAATAACTTTGCTACTTCACCAATTCTCCGGATATTTTCCTTTCGATCGATTTCGCTAAATCCAAGGTCTTTATTTAAACCGTGACGAATATTATCTCCATCTAGAACATAACTTTTTATACCTCGTTCGAACAACACAATATCAATGGAGTTAGCGATTGTTGATTTTCCAGCACCAGAAAGTCCTGTAAACCAAAGAACACAACTTTTATGGCCATTTTTTATCGAACGTTCTTTTTTTGAAATGGCTTGTTGATGCCAAACGATATTTGTACTTTTTGTCATCTGTCACCCTTCCTTTATATGCTCGTTTGTATCGTCTCATTTTGCTAATAGGAGAAAGTATAAATTTTCCAATTCCTACTTTCCTTGTGCGCTTAAGTGAAGGCTACGGGCCTGTTTGCCAAGAGGATTGTGTCCTAAAGTTTATTTACTTTTAAACCTTCAATTAAAATATCGACAACTTCTTTGCGGCTGAACTCTTTCGGTGGACGAATCCCTTTATTTAACATTTCACGCACTTTCGTTCCAGATAAAATCATATGATCACTTACATCGTGTGGGCAAGTTTTGCTGGAAGCCATATTTTCACACTTTCTACAGTAGAAGCTATGTTCAAAAAATAACGGTTGAATACCTAATTCTTCCATTGTAAAGTTTGAAAATATTTTTTGTGCATCATAAGAGCCATAATAATTGCCAACACCAGCATGATCTCTTCCGACAATAAAGTGGGTACAACCATAATTTTTTCGCACAATTGCATGAAAAATGGCTTCCCTTGGGCCAGCATAACGCATCGCAGCAGGAAATACAGATAAGAATACACGGTTTTTCGGGTAATATTCATTAAGTAAGA
Proteins encoded:
- the cysC gene encoding adenylyl-sulfate kinase; amino-acid sequence: MTKSTNIVWHQQAISKKERSIKNGHKSCVLWFTGLSGAGKSTIANSIDIVLFERGIKSYVLDGDNIRHGLNKDLGFSEIDRKENIRRIGEVAKLFVDSGTIVSTAFISPFRGDRLQVRNLFNKDEFIEVYVHCPLSICEDRDPKGLYRKARNGEITDFTGITSPYEAPLHPEIMIDSSEVTIDESVQLIIDYLIDKKILNE